The Dendropsophus ebraccatus isolate aDenEbr1 chromosome 10, aDenEbr1.pat, whole genome shotgun sequence genome has a segment encoding these proteins:
- the PPP1R26 gene encoding protein phosphatase 1 regulatory subunit 26 — protein sequence MFLLNAPPLAAFQTQWTPFGCNTAPCRVTPALPQPVPVAADVEGAIDSPQNDVSSLTVNFEYERIMQKNRKGDLHIDRGVKGGPALFRAHARETAALIVPTHFKDIKEEDTGFRDLALDSDSDDSVDRDIEEAIQEYLKNKGNATPSSSVTVAKSPHIAAEHDGDKVKAAPARRSPVKMVTSPKVCDSFPMQSLSRCSSPDSVGSDDSFEQSIKEEIEQFLIEKKLQNNLSESGAIKKAAPCAAKPKPIKAVEKSSFKQGLKGPAVKTESLNLPAKNPKPKAESWRSNFHLKAAPGPAKSNVMRPALPPPPPPPPPPPPAQCADLSDSSSDDGIEEAIQLYQLEKSRLEGSFSSSAPRSYPEKDRKSTAHAASDAAQCQTKTSPPESLKKTTDHRKRKLTTIKTTASQDFTSKRALHSGDERSLEYQTEVAATRRAETAAELMCAEAILDISKAILPSQPQSSLSVLHEKPPAELASPCVSDSSVDSDDSIEQEIRTFLAQKAQAESQGTTSAKQIPKEQKSDPPKQLPPPGAKAAGTSKGKVIESKIVLKESSGKGVESVNVDSSPVHSAVPFTQHLSKTTEPCSEDSYKPPRQSEDAKHHIIQAMESLESSPGVIGGRRKMYMKVRSNCSGDKSSSLDSDEDLDSAIKDLLRSKRKWKKRPKDGRPQCKKKVRFGETTTRSLETLGGTVEQKDCHPKPLVIKSCLVIPNELKENPLKKSKTNVKVKEEKKFPVGSTDSSSVSKPMDCKPACASEKSVKVSSSSALPDPQDSSSVDSDDSIEQEIRKFLAERARESAELSAAQRTAAPVIVPTAIKAAPLKKEPRVLSSSVTETILQKVREKDRSSAPAALQPAAVIQRLYSYKDNLSPAAAGVHQPASIAKAAAPVHSVIVKRECVTRPAEKTLPIVKTGVNSSQGTIPISGNFVAGVKYISGREQQLLLNVGKTGTARLATDLYNPGGAIAQLGNCQKKTLILEQPKVVQAPAFSLAAPMVRPALYVVTTKVMQETSASLCLPINAATYDTGLNLMSIQYCPSQVAAHPSACTAPFTFQQTRNGEAMVITPGKAGEIPTLITKASETTAGLLDGESRRPNVTQRAAEDREAGASMVQREKVSPIDPGRWAPLYISLIPGDMCRRQHLHRRANSIMAKI from the coding sequence ATGTTCCTTCTGAAcgctcctcctctggcagctttTCAGACACAATGGACGCCGTTTGGATGTAACACTGCACCCTGTAGAGTGACCCCCGCCCTTCCTCAGCCCGTACCGGTAGCCGCAGACGTTGAGGGTGCTATAGACAGTCCACAGAATGATGTGTCTTCTCTGACTGTGAACTTTGAATATGAGCGGATTATGCAGAAGAACAGAAAGGGGGATCTTCACATTGACAGAGGAGTGAAGGGTGGTCCGGCCCTGTTCAGAGCACACGCTAGAGAGACTGCCGCACTCATCGTCCCGACACATTTCAAAGACATTAAAGAGGAGGACACGGGCTTCAGGGATCTCGCTCTGGACTCGGACAGTGATGATTCTGTAGACAGAGACATTGAAGAAGCCATCCAGGAGTACTTAAAGAACAAGGGCAACGCCACCCCGTCATCCTCAGTCACTGTAGCCAAGAGCCCACACATTGCTGCAGAACATGACGGAGACAAAGTAAAAGCCGCCCCGGCCAGGAGGTCACCCGTCAAGATGGTGACCTCCCCTAAAGTGTGCGATTCCTTCCCCATGCAGAGCCTGTCCCGCTGCTCCTCCCCAGACAGTGTGGGGAGCGATGACTCCTTCGAGCAGAGCATCAAAGAGGAAATCGAGCAGTTTCTTATCGAGAAGAAGCTGCAAAATAATCTAAGCGAGTCCGGAGCCATAAAAAAAGCCGCACCCTGTGCAGCCAAACCAAAACCCATCAAGGCTGTAGAGAAATCCAGCTTCAAGCAAGGACTGAAGGGGCCAGCCGTCAAAACCGAGAGCCTTAATCTACCGGCTAAGAATCCCAAACCTAAAGCAGAAAGCTGGAGAAGTAACTTCCACCTGAAGGCAGCTCCCGGCCCAGCCAAGTCCAACGTCATGAGACcagcccttcctcctcctcctcctcctccacctcctcctcctcctgctcagtgTGCCGATCTCTCAGACTCCAGCAGTGATGATGGCATTGAGGAAGCCATTCAGCTCTACCAACTGGAAAAAAGCAGATTGGAAGGAAGTTTCAGCTCCTCTGCTCCCAGGTCATATCCAGAGAAAGACAGGAAAAGCACAGCGCATGCAGCGTCAGACGCTGCTCAGTGCCAGACGAAGACGTCCCCTCCTGAATCCCTGAAAAAGACGACAGACCATAGGAAGAGAAAACTGACCACCATCAAAACGACAGCGTCTCAAGACTTCACGAGTAAGAGAGCCTTACATTCTGGAGATGAGCGGAGTCTGGAATACCAAACTGAAGTAGCAGCTACGCGCAGAGCGGAGACAGCGGCAGAGCTGATGTGTGCGGAGGCCATACTGGACATCTCCAAGGCCATATTGCCTTCACAACCACAAAGTTCTTTATCAGTTTTGCATGAGAAGCCTCCAGCTGAGCTGGCATCCCCGTGTGTGAGTGACAGCTCTGTGGACAGCGATGACAGCATAGAGCAAGAGATTAGAACATTTCTGGCTCAGAAGGCACAAGCGGAGAGTCAGGGCACAACCTCAGCCAAACAGATACCAAAGGAACAAaagtctgaccccccaaaacagcTGCCCCCTCCCGGTGCTAAGGCAGCTGGCACAAGTAAAGGCAAAGTCATCGAAAGCAAAATTGTACTGAAGGAATCTTCTGGTAAAGGGGTTGAGTCTGTGAATGTTGATAGCAGCCCAGTCCATTCTGCCGTACCCTTTACTCAACACTTGAGTAAAACTACTGAGCCGTGCTCAGAGGACTCTTATAAGCCTCCACGCCAGTCTGAGGATGCCAAGCATCACATTATCCAAGCTATGGAAAGTCTGGAGTCTTCTCCCGGAGTGATTGGAGGGAGACGAAAAATGTACATGAAGGTGAGAAGTAACTGCAGCGGGGATAAGAGCAGCTCTCTGGACAGCGATGAAGACCTGGACTCCGCTATAAAGGACCTGCTGAGGTCTAAAAGAAAGTGGAAAAAGAGACCAAAAGATGGCCGACCACAGTGTAAGAAGAAGGTCCGATTTGGGGAAACCACAACCCGATCGTTGGAAACCCTAGGGGGAACTGTGGAGCAGAAGGACTGCCATCCCAAACCCCTCGTTATCAAAAGCTGCCTCGTAATTCCCAACGAACTGAAGGAAAATCCCCTCAAGAAGTCAAAGACTAACGTTAAAGTGAAGGAAGAGAAAAAGTTTCCAGTGGGAAGTACGGACTCCTCTTCTGTTAGCAAACCCATGGACTGTAAGCCAGCGTGTGCCTCAGAGAAGTCAGTgaaggttagtagtagtagtgccttGCCCGATCCCCAGGACAGCAGCTCAGTGGACAGTGATGATAGCATAGAGCAAGAAATAAGAAAGTTCCTGGCCGAGCGAGCGCGGGAGTCCGCCGAACTGTCTGCAGCACAAAGGACAGCCGCTCCTGTCATTGTCCCCACCGCTATCAAGGCTGCACCCTTAAAGAAGGAGCCCAGGGTCTTATCCAGTTCTGTGACTGAGACCATTCTCCAAAAAGTCCGTGAGAAAGATCGCTCCAGTGCGCCAGCAGCACTGCAGCCCGCTGCCGTCATACAGCGGCTATACAGCTATAAAGACAACTTGTCTCCGGCAGCTGCCGGGGTACACCAGCCTGCAAGCATAGCCAAGGCAGCCGCTCCGGTCCACAGCGTCATCGTCAAGAGAGAGTGTGTCACACGGCCAGCCGAGAAGACACTGCCGATAGTGAAAACTGGAGTGAACAGCTCCCAAGGGACCATACCAATCTCCGGGAACTTTGTGGCTGGCGTTAAATACAtttcaggaagagaacagcagcttctattaaaTGTAGGGAAGACTGGAACAGCCAGGCTGGCCACGGACTTGTACAATCCTGGAGGAGCTATCGCTCAGCTGGGGAACTGTCAGAAAAAAACCCTCATCTTAGAACAGCCGAAAGTGGTACAAGCCCCTGCCTTCTCTCTCGCCGCCCCCATGGTCCGCCCCGCATTGTATGTGGTAACCACCAAAGTGATGCAAGAAACTTCAGCCTCCCTATGTCTCCCCATAAACGCAGCCACCTATGACACTGGCCTGAACCTCATGAGCATTCAGTACTGTCCTAGTCAGGTAGCGGCCCACCCATCCGCATGCACTGCCCCCTTTACTTTTCAGCAAACCCGAAACGGTGAGGCCATGGTTATTACCCCCGGCAAGGCAGGAGAGATTCCCACCCTCATAACCAAAGCAAGCGAGACAACAGCAGGGCTTCTAGATGGAGAGAGCAGGCGCCCTAATGTCACCCAGCGAGCAGCCGAGGATAGAGAGGCAGGAGCTAGCATGGTGCAGAGAGAGAAAGT